One Carassius auratus strain Wakin unplaced genomic scaffold, ASM336829v1 scaf_tig00214556, whole genome shotgun sequence genomic region harbors:
- the LOC113092307 gene encoding uncharacterized protein LOC113092307: protein MAEKEVNVATWGTTVQSTTYDQYWYVQYALDGLSNICSCTAWQTDPWWRLDLMKTYSVNRVTITNRGDCCESRINGAEIRIGNVSSNVSSNPVCAVVSTIPAGATYSYSCHGMEGRYVFVNIPGTSRILTLCEVGVYVIFPGNLATGKNVTQSSTFGSWISEQAIDFNPGFTQPSSACSSTNVQTNPWWRVDLRYIYRISIVVITNRLDCCPERINGAEIRIGNSLENNGNNNPICTVISSIPAGVSSTYICNDIEGRYVNLIIPGDSRFLTLCEVEVYGEGPLLKRTFLKMKLKSSWSLSDPAVRVQLLSQLQSVLVQRGFSDVTLQWSQPPEQEVMRKEAAPDFLSVRDSV, encoded by the exons ATGGCAGAAAAAGAAG TGAATGTAGCAACATGGGGAACCACTGTTCAGTCGACAACATATGACCAATACTGGTATGTCCAATACGCTCTGGATGGGTTGAGCAACATCTGTAGTTGTACTGCATGGCAAACTGACCCGTGGTGGAGACTTGATCTGATGAAGACGTACAGTGTGAACAGAGTAACCATCACTAACAGAGGCGACTGCTGTGAAAGCAGGATAAACGGAGCAGAGATTCGGATTGGGAATGTTTCTTCAAATGTTTCCAGCAACCCAGT ATGTGCTGTAGTTTCTACTATCCCCGCAGGAGCTACTTACAGCTACTCGTGTCATGGAATGGAGGGACGTTATGTTTTTGTCAATATTCCTGGAACTTCAAGGATTCTTACTCTCTGTGAAGTTGGAGTCTATGTGATttttccag GTAATTTGGCAACAGGAAAAAACGTCACACAGTCGTCAACCTTTGGCAGCTGGATCAGTGAACAGGCCATTGATTTCAATCCAGGATTCACACAACCGTCATCAGCATGTTCCTCAACCAATGTTCAGACTAACCCCTGGTGGAGGGTGGATCTGCGTTATATTTACAGAATAAGTATAGTCGTAATCACAAACAGACTAGACTGCTGTCCTGAACGAATAAATGGAGCGGAGATTCGCATCGGAAACTCTCTGGAGAACAACGGCAACAACAATCCCAT ATGCACTGTGATTTCTAGCATTCCAGCTGGTGTTTCCTCCACCTACATTTGTAACGATATTGAGGGTCGATACGTGAATCTGATCATTCCTGGAGATTCAAGGTTTCTTACTCTCTGTGAGGTGGAGGTCTATGGAGAAG GTCCTTTACTGAAGAGaactttcctgaagatgaaaCTGAAGTCCAGTTGGAGTCTGTCTGATCCTGCGGTGAGAGTCCAGCTCCTGTCACAG CTCCAGTCTGTTTTGGTGCAACGAGGGTTTTCTGACGTGACGCTGCAATGGTCTCAACCGCCAGAACAGGAAGTGATGCGGAAGGAAGCTGCCCCAG attttcttTCTGTGCGGGACTCGGTTTGA